The segment TCAACCCACGCACAGAatctgagaaagagagagaaaggctgGAACgagggagaaaagaggagaaggagggagcaAGAGGAATAAAGGGGAGAGAAAGACTACAGAATGCCTACtatggtctctctctctctcactcacacacacacacacacacacacatacatgcacacacacaaagcctttGTACAGTTTCTCATTCTCCCCCTTTAAGTGTTCTAACAGCGGCTGATTTACAGTCTTGATTAGCACTCTCTTCTTGTGTGTGGCATTGACTGTATTTGCAGATCTGTTTGGCGGTGCTGTTTGTGTGATGTGCTATGTTGTATTGGTAAGTGCTGGGAGAAATGTACTTGATTCTGTGCCACCCACACACCGCCCTCCCACTCATGGTCGTCTCTGCATCTATACCTCTGGCTCTTCCCGCTCGCCACAATCTCTTTGCTCATTTAAATCCCTACCCTGCATTTATCCCTctgctctcctttctctctctttctccatcacTGGCTTTTCTGGAGCCTCCTGCAACCAAACAggcacactaacacacacactcggccTCTCAcggtgtgtacacacacacacacagtgcagttaATAAACTGTCAGTTAGTGAGGTTGCAAAGCTTCTCCCCTAATCATGCCCTCTTGTTTTGTATTGCAGCGGACACTCTGGCATTCCAGGTTTGTCGACGTGCAAACCCGAAGAGAATTCTGGAAATCACGCAGAACATTTAGATACGCCAGAAGAACACTTTTGGAACATTAGTCAGTGGGAGAActgctgtctttgtgtctctgtgtttttcctgcGCTGAACTTTCCTCAGAAGGTCAGAGGAGCATGTAACTGAAACAAGTGGAGCCCTCGGTGATTTCAGCATTCTGTCTCCCCCATCTGTGCCTACATTCTCCGCCACAGATAGGAACGTTTTTGATAATTACATATAATTATAATTTCTGTGGGAGACAGATCTGCCTCTGTCTATTATTGCCAACACCTCCAACACAATAActtcacacatttacatatttctCAACAAAAGTGATATTCTTTGAACCTCAGAGACAAATCAGGAATAATTTTACTTAGAGAGACATGTCACATGGAGACGCAATGTGCCATTCACTTCATATCTAATTAGTGATACGGCTGAATGACACGGGTaactttttgtgcctaaaagcTGAATAGAGAGCATTTAAAAATCCGTGACGTTTGCCTCATTTTCTAATGTGTTTCACAGGCTGGGAGGCTTGGTTTATGCTTACTCCTAATTTTCAGCTGTTACAGTCTTCTAGCACTtaagctgagcctccctcattatcaccccccccccccggccCAATCACACTAACAGTGCGTGCCAGGCGAGTACAGATGCACATTAATCCAAGCGTAGAAAAGATTGAGATTAAGTACACGGTGTATCTATAGATGTGACGAGTGCCTCGAACAAGTTAACATGGAGATACGTCCCTGCGCCACAGAAACTTAACGCCATATATAGACAGTTTATTATCAGTGGTGCAGTCTGATTTGATTGTTTACAATGCAGGTAAACACATAATTTCAACGAGAATTACAAATTTAATACATTCTTCCAGGAAGGAGTTGCTCGCAGCTTAAATAAGTGCCAATTCTGAATGTATGTTGTGCCATCCAGGAAtgaaaaaagcagacaaaactGTTTACATTTGATAAAACACTACAACTAGACAACTGTCCAAGTGCCATGATCAGCACAGGAATGTACAGGACTGCCATATTTTACTGAGAAATCCCTGCTACTAATTTTTACTGGCCTTTGTGGTTACAAGAAAATTAATTCCATCCAGCAGCACGTCAAATATTTGTTCTTTTGTTCAGTGCGAAGTGTAGAACAAGGCATTAAGGACTAAAAGCATGAAGATTGTTGTTTTCAATTTGTCCTTTTTACAAATCTGCCTCCATTTTAGTGTTCTAGACTTGAGAGGGCAAAAGATGAAGTCATTACGCATGCAGAGTTGCTTTCTAGCAGCAAATTAAAACCATTTTAATACCATTATCGACAATTATTGAAACCTACCAACTGTTTTTGATAGTGTTAGTCCTTTTCATTTGTACAGTTCCTGACCTTTTCTAATATTACACCATATAAACGCTCAGCTTctaacaaaacagaaaagcaggCTTTGAATTTTCCTCGTCCAGCATTGCTGAATGAAACTACTGATACATCATCAATATCCAGTAGGTTGTACATGCTACTTGAATATTTCACATGCCATTTTAGTGGGTTAAACTGCAAAAGCGGATACAGTGTTGTAACTGCATTGACTCAACAACAGAAAATAGATCTCTTAGTCATGTAAAAATGACGCCCACCACCAATCTCCGAGTCCTTGCTGTCTCCCTGCTCTCCCTTCTTACTGCCCCGCTCACCACTGTTGTGGAGACCTCTCCGTCCCCCCCTCCTCAGCACATAGACCGCTCAGGGAGGCCTTTCACCGAGCAGCCCAAGATCGGCCCTAGCCCTTCTCTCCTGCTCCTCGCCATGCAGGCCAATATCAGGCCAGCTGCCCTGCAAGGCAGGACCAAAACCCCTGAGAACTTTCCAGAAACCTCAGAGGGAGTTCTGGAGGCGCCTCCAAGACCCCTTCCCCAGATCATGTTCCCCAAgaatgtgacatcatcagaggcCCTTGCACCTCCCTTAGGCGCCGCCCAGGTAGCACCCATTCGACCACGCATGATGGACATATGGATGGATGTATGTCGGGGTTATTATGACGTAATGGGACACTTTGACAGCGCTTTCAACTGCTCCAAGGACACCTTCGTCTTTTGCTGCGGAACCTGCCACTACCGCTTCTGCTGCCCAGAGCGAAGCCGGCAACTGGAGCAGGACAGCTGTAAAAACTATGACTCTCCAGACTGGGCCAAGCCGCAGACAGACGCCATGATATTACCGGAGGAATTAGGTAATGACCCAGACTTTGATCCACTGAAGCAGCAGAGCCACAACACGGGCTTCGTCATCGGAGGCGTGATCGTGTTCATGGTGGCTGTCGCCGTGGGCATCAAGGTGGTCTTCAACAAGGTGCAACAGGAAGCCAACCAAAGGGACCTCAACATGCCCAGGTGAGGCTTTGAGAAGATTCATCACCTCTCGCTGCTGCATTCGCTGCTTCATTCAATGTATGATGCTGTAATGAAATTAGGTTTTCAGGACTCCATAAATGGCCCAGATTCATCATTCTGGGCTCAGAATAATGCTGTTAGTCATCAGATGAAACATATTTGATCTTCATCGAGTGGCTGCTGCAGAATTCATGGTTGTTTTGGTTCCTCTGGGCTTTTTATCACATGTATGGCCCGTAATCTTGGCAATAAGGAtttgcattttgaattttgtgcTGGTTGCAGTTTTCTATCTTGGGCTTCAGTAGTGAAGGATGATGGTTGTAGACTGATACAGAGCGTTGGTCGACCCCTTAAAGAATGCAAATTATTAATAGTGTATGGTTTTCTTCTTATTCTGCCGGGTCGAGAACGTTGTACCCAATTTATGATCAAATCATGAGGGGTTGTGAAAAAGGCTGCAGGGGcataggtttcatttcaataaACGGGTGGTTTGGGGGTCCTGCCAGAAAAttttaagcatcaaacacttaatttcctgcattctggtgaattttatgCACTAGTGTATGGTGTGAATGGCTTTaattttgccaaaataaaagccctatgcttctgtcatgtttttgttgggGGTAACAGATGCACGTTCTAAAAATCAAGTCCAAATCTCCAACTATTAAAGACTGATTACGGCACAATTTAGATACAGTAATTAGTATTTTAAACGTATAAGATGGATGTTTATTAAAATGCCCTCAAATCAGATGAGATATATTTATCCTCACATGAACATGCTGGTCCTGAATAGACTGCTAACTTCATGAATTTGATGTGCTATGTAAGTCAGCCAGCCATTAGCCACTAGTTCATTGCCAGTTTCATCATGCGTATCcctttttgcttgtgtttattAAATCATTAGAGCCCTGGTCGACATGTTGCGGCACCAGTCGAGCCCAGTCCAGCAGGATGAGAGGAACAACAGCGTGGCTCTGACTGTAGGGGACGGAACAGGGACACTGGGGAGACCTCCGAAAAATCTTTACGCTCCAGGACTGCCCAGCAAGGACAACAGATGTGAGGGTTTAGGGTGTTTTACAGCATCAGTGAATAGCACAATCAGAGGCACAATCAGAGCTTTTGTGACTGCATCGTCTGTGTGTGTCGAGGCACGTCATGTTTGTCACATCTGCATGTGAACCCaggttgttttctgtgtctcacCATCAAGATATCTTTGTAGCCATTAAGCGttatgggggaaaaaaggaagaggaatctggaGATTAGATGCTTTTGAAATCTCTACGTGTACGTGACGATGTTGAGAagctctgtgcatgtgtgttgatGTGACGATACATGAATGTCTATAGTTGGCTTGATCTTTTTATGTTAGAGGATCATTGAACTGATAACTACCTGGCATCCATTTTGAGCTGATTACCTTATGTTCTTCTGACTTGCAGTGGGCAATTTGCAACACAATTTCATCCACCCATCAGGCACCAGCCCCAAACACACCGCAACTATCGGTAAGGCAGCTGGTGAAAGCCGGGCTCCTATGTAAATTACATGTAATcaccacaatgcttcatttactttgttctgttttgtttaagCTCAAAAGTAGACTCATTCATcccaacaataataatgattatcAGAGCTTTGGTTGCTTGTGTTAGCATTGAAAGCAAGTTAAAAATCTGTCTGTTCCAGTGAATGTTAgcagattcacacacacagctacgtGCGGTGCGCTATATCCAGAGGAGCAAATCTCATTTAACACACAGTCGTTTTCTCCCTGTGGTCTCTGTAGAACGCACCCCTCGGATGAACAATGCTCAGCTGGCAGCTGGAGGCACCCTGCTTTCCAGTAAGCACAACAACACCAAATCCCAGCCTTCCTTCCACCACTCCCTGCACAACCTGGCTCAGCTGCCGCCGTCCTATGAGAGCGCCACCAAGCCTGAGCTCAACAGATACTCCTCGCTCAAACGCCTCGGTAAGTACCTTCAAATGTACCAGCCTGTCTGCCCCTCTCCCCTCGCAGCTGCTTCATGAGTACTGAGCGCAGTGACATGCTTGACACTGTGGCACAAAGTGCAGGATGCGTCATTATGTGCTGATGCTTTTTGCTGTGGTGATAAACAATTCAGAGAAATTTTGTTTGGCTTCCAGAGAAAGGTCTTGATGAGTACTCGTCTGGTTACTGCACCACCAAGCGCCGGCCCCACACAGCCCAGCCAGCCCTTCAGTCCTCTCAGCACCACCTCCACTGGGGTGGAGACTACACCCTCAGTGGGAGAGGAACCCTTCCAAGGCATGCAGTCCGTCCCTGGATCCCGCCGCCGCCTTCTGGCATGCCTGCTTCGCCCACCCCCAATCCGTACCCTCTGGATCCTCCGGAGCCCCAGTTCAACCCCAATTATGACACTCTCTCCAAGCCTGCGAGGAAAGTGAAGTCCACTGACCAGCTGCTCAACATGGGTGATGTCCCTGGCAACACGGGGACCCTGTCCAGGTTGTCCAAGAACCAGCAACACCAGTACTACAAAGCCATGGCTGCCTCCAATAAGAACTCCAACACGCAGACCCTCACCAGGAAGCCCGGGGACAGGCAGAACAGGGAGGACAGGCAGAACAGGGAGGACAGGATGAACAGGGAGGACAGGATGAACAGAGAGGACAGGATGAACAGGGAGGACAGGATGAACAGGGAGGACAGGCAGAACAGGGAGGAGAGACAGGACCGGCTGCTCATGTCCCCAGATCATTTGGAGGAGAGGATGGGTGGGATGGGGGTCGTAGATCCATATGCCCACACAGGAGGCATTGTCCCCACGCTGCCTCGCCAGCAGAAGGCCCAGTCCCAGCAGAACGTCTGCGCCACGCCCTCTCTTGACCGACACCACATGATCAAGATGAACTCTCACCCCACATCCGGACGGGAGCAGGAGAGGAACACGGCCATGACGGGGCACATGAGCGGGGGCATGGGTTGGGGCGGGGCGGGGGCAGGGGCGCCGGAGGGCCCTGGGGCAGGGGTAGTCATGGGAACGGGAACACTAGGGGGCCACAGTGCCAGGAGGATGGCTTTTGCAGCGAAAAGGCAGAACACCATTGAGCAGCTACATTTCATACCAGGAGGGGGCGGCGGGGGGTCGGCAGGAAGTGGAGGGGGAGGAAGTCAGGGGATCAGGACGGGGAGTAAAAATGAGGTGACGGTGTGAGGTTTGTGCCTAATGTAGAGTTTACCCCTCATCAGCGGTGTGGGAATAGATCACCCTTCTGCATTTAACTATTACATATACAACTACAAGAAATAAACCTAGCAGTATCAAGTATAGTAACGGTATAACGTGCTTAGGCTATTCAAATTAGTGTTATATTGTAATTAAATAGCTTCAATATGATTACTTAATTAAAAATCTAGGTGGGGAATGTCTGTTCCAATTATGTGATAGCCTATATCAGCCATATTTTGTAATAAGATTTGCCATACTGCCATATACAGCGGTGCCATTACTTGTAGAAAGACTGACTGAAAGGGTGAAACAAAACCAACAGAAGTGTCGttgataattttgtttttatatatgtttttCAAAAAGTACTCAGGAGCCATATTAGATAGGAAACGagattatatatatacatatatatacattcatatatatgtatatattaaatacatattaggttgatgaagaggaggacCATCATGTGGAATATTGTATCACAGAATTTAACAGAGAATCAAGCCAACTACCTGCTGAACTGTCGACCTGCTCAGCTCTCACCGACTATGATTTATCAGACTGAAGCTCATGGGGTGAGAAGCAGATGAGTGTGAATGAACTGCGTGTGTCTGGCGAGGGATTTTGGAGATCTGACACCCTCATCCTGACACGGGGAGACAGAACTGATTTTTGTCGCCTCCCATGTAAATGAGCGGACGAGGCGGGGGCTGCCTCTGACTGGGACACTGCAGCCTGACACTGTTGACAGGACTTCGCGCCCGATTTAAACCGCGAACGCTACCACATTATCAATCTGACGCCTGGGTTGCCTAGTTTTCCATGTGACCTTAGATCCCCAGAGGGACTCACACTCTGATTCACACCACAGGAGTGTAAACTGATGTTAGAGCATGGGTGTGTTTCCCCTCTAATGTCCCCATCTCTAGATCAGGACctaactgtaaaaaaacaatGGGCTACCAAATAATATAGAGCCATCTGTCACGTTATTACAGAAAAACATCTTGACGAGTCAAGAGACGCGTGTGTTCAGTTTACCAATAACAAAAAGAGGCAACGTGCTTTAATGCATGTTGTGCATGGAGAGCAAAGGTTTTTCTACAGAGCACAAATGAAGCGTGACGCAGAGGTTGCACTTACACAACTGTCCTTCAAAGCCATTTATGGAGATACAAAGAAAATACCACAGAGGAAGCTGGTCTGACAATCACCGTTTTATTATTCTCGCCAGGTGACAAATTATACAAGTCAGTGATATTTTGTACAGTCAAAGGGATTGGCTTCAGAGcaagccaaaaaaaacccccacctCTGAGTCAGGAGGGAGAAGGTGACCTGAGGCCTTCTCCTGCGTGGCTCCATACGCCGTAAGAGACTCGGATGGTTAAGGAAGCCCTCGCCATCCTCACGACGAAGACCTTGCTGTATCATAACGCACTTCAGCCAGtatgagtaaaaaaaataaaaaaaatacaaacaaaaaaaaaaaacagaaaagaaaaaaaatcatcaataacAATGCTTATCAATACTAAGGGCTATCCTATCCTATATACTGTAGTATGTGATATCTGTGGTCCATATAAAATGCTATCTCTTTCTCTTGATTTTGTGTTGATATTGTCATGATGTATTAAGTATTAATGTGTACAAAAAACAAGAGCAATTTAAGCACAGTtcaaagagaaacacagagacaaaaaagaaaactttgcaCAAATCTATCCCCTGATATTTGCACCAGATACGGACTTTGTATCGTGTCCTCGAGGTTTACATTCTGTACAGTGTGACTGATCAGTGGAGGGTGTTGTATCGAGACAGACTGaggatctttttctttttaatcaacATGAAATCAGAGATAATTACGCAGGCGATCAAAGAAGAAACTGCTCGGTTTACGTTGGGCGACGTGAGAGGATACAGAGGTGAAATACTgccaaacagaaacacagatttcaTTCAGACAATCTTCCTATACACAGTGCTAAATGTAGTTGTTATGAATATGATGGAgtgttattattaataattattataactGTTATGGTTATTATTAACAATTATCTTATGATGTGATGTTCTTTTACTTGGTGggatttaagtgtttattgttttttagaTAACTAGCATTCTCATgactagttgttttttttttttttgttttttttttcatacatctGGTCATAAATTTTTAAGAACATTCCAGATCTTGATGCATGCCAGCTCCATTTCATTGAGAGGCAGTTACAGTATGCCGGGATTTTAAGGTCATCGACGCTTATTATATGGCCAATTCTCCAGCTGTGTGTACTGTGCCTAGACATCGGCCTTACGACTTCTTGATCTCAAGTGATTACTTAGGTTTCCACTCGGGTACAAAAATATCTATTGAAAAAATCTGCAGCCTTCTAAACGTATGTGTAGACGACAATGTTTCAACCGCCAGTGACGGATAGATGTGTTCAGAACGAGTTATTAGGAGTTATTAGCCAGACTGGAGACGGCCTGTTGTCTCCACTGCAGCAGCCTGACCCAGAAACATATTATGGGTTGTACACACAAAGCCCGTAATgccat is part of the Epinephelus fuscoguttatus linkage group LG8, E.fuscoguttatus.final_Chr_v1 genome and harbors:
- the LOC125893786 gene encoding uncharacterized protein LOC125893786, yielding MTPTTNLRVLAVSLLSLLTAPLTTVVETSPSPPPQHIDRSGRPFTEQPKIGPSPSLLLLAMQANIRPAALQGRTKTPENFPETSEGVLEAPPRPLPQIMFPKNVTSSEALAPPLGAAQVAPIRPRMMDIWMDVCRGYYDVMGHFDSAFNCSKDTFVFCCGTCHYRFCCPERSRQLEQDSCKNYDSPDWAKPQTDAMILPEELGNDPDFDPLKQQSHNTGFVIGGVIVFMVAVAVGIKVVFNKVQQEANQRDLNMPRALVDMLRHQSSPVQQDERNNSVALTVGDGTGTLGRPPKNLYAPGLPSKDNRLGNLQHNFIHPSGTSPKHTATIERTPRMNNAQLAAGGTLLSSKHNNTKSQPSFHHSLHNLAQLPPSYESATKPELNRYSSLKRLEKGLDEYSSGYCTTKRRPHTAQPALQSSQHHLHWGGDYTLSGRGTLPRHAVRPWIPPPPSGMPASPTPNPYPLDPPEPQFNPNYDTLSKPARKVKSTDQLLNMGDVPGNTGTLSRLSKNQQHQYYKAMAASNKNSNTQTLTRKPGDRQNREDRQNREDRMNREDRMNREDRMNREDRMNREDRQNREERQDRLLMSPDHLEERMGGMGVVDPYAHTGGIVPTLPRQQKAQSQQNVCATPSLDRHHMIKMNSHPTSGREQERNTAMTGHMSGGMGWGGAGAGAPEGPGAGVVMGTGTLGGHSARRMAFAAKRQNTIEQLHFIPGGGGGGSAGSGGGGSQGIRTGSKNEVTV